A window of the Candidatus Hydrogenedentota bacterium genome harbors these coding sequences:
- a CDS encoding alpha/beta fold hydrolase translates to MAGGFHWRVAGPESGAPLVLLHGFLGHGGDWAPVAEMMAGKGFRCLMPDLPGHGKTPLDPVMDWSGLIAALDAACLSVAPPPWRIAGYSMGGRIALQWALQYSGHAGGLVLESASPGLADVRERLLRAASDVRLAERLDQLRPWRGEDYGVFLGEWYAQPIFRGLEGRPGLLERVLHARRTHPPNHPGGALRAFGTGAQPSLWERLGELTCPVRVITGVLDEKFCGVARAMTARNPRIQHVVADTCGHMPHVERPDLFAVMLAETFLLCD, encoded by the coding sequence ATGGCCGGGGGATTCCATTGGCGCGTGGCGGGTCCGGAATCGGGCGCGCCCCTGGTGCTCTTGCACGGGTTTCTTGGGCACGGCGGGGACTGGGCGCCGGTCGCGGAAATGATGGCGGGGAAAGGCTTCCGCTGTCTCATGCCGGACCTGCCGGGACACGGAAAAACACCCCTTGACCCGGTGATGGACTGGTCCGGGCTGATTGCGGCGCTGGACGCGGCCTGCCTGTCCGTGGCCCCGCCGCCCTGGCGCATTGCGGGGTATTCCATGGGCGGGCGCATTGCCCTGCAATGGGCGCTCCAGTACTCCGGCCATGCGGGTGGACTGGTGCTGGAGTCCGCATCGCCGGGACTGGCCGATGTGCGGGAACGCCTCCTGCGCGCCGCGTCGGACGTCCGCCTCGCGGAGAGGCTGGACCAACTGCGGCCTTGGCGCGGAGAGGATTACGGGGTGTTTCTGGGAGAATGGTATGCCCAGCCCATTTTCCGCGGACTGGAGGGGCGTCCCGGCCTGTTGGAGCGCGTGCTGCACGCGCGCCGGACGCATCCGCCCAACCATCCCGGCGGCGCGCTCCGCGCCTTCGGCACGGGGGCGCAGCCGTCCCTCTGGGAACGGCTCGGCGAATTAACCTGTCCGGTCCGGGTGATCACCGGCGTGCTGGATGAAAAATTCTGCGGCGTCGCCCGCGCCATGACGGCGCGGAATCCGCGCATTCAACATGTCGTGGCGGACACCTGCGGACACATGCCCCATGTGGAGCGACCGGACCTTTTCGCCGTGATGCTGGCCGAGACGTTTCTCCTGTGTGATTAA